The following DNA comes from Candidatus Atribacteria bacterium ADurb.Bin276.
CACGATTCCCCAGTTCAACAGCATTAAAAGATGAGATCCTCACGCGGGAAAGCACCGCTCAGGATGACGCTGGTGGTGTCAGATGAGATCCTTACGCCCTCACAAAACGAGGTCTCGCAATGACGGATTGGGTTGATGAGATTGCCACGACCTCAAAAAGCGAGGGCTCAGGATGACCGATCAAAAAACTCCTTCTCCCTTGAACTACTTCCCTCCATGTCTTCTGAATAAGTAGGCTGCAACAGGAATTGAAATAATAATGATTGCCACGCACCATACCAGGGCGAACCAAAGATGATGATCCGATGATTTTCCCATTGTCAGAGCGCGTATAGCTTCCACGATGTGGGTGACTGGTTGATTCTCGGCAAAAGTTCGAAGTACAGCAGGCATGGTTTTGGTCGGGACAAAGGCAGCACTGGCAAAGGTTAGAGGAAACATGACCAGAAAACCTATCCAGGAAACCGATTCCAGAGTTTTTGCTGCTAAACCCATAATTGCAGCCATCCAGGAAACAGCCAAGGTAAAGAGAAACACCAAAAGAGTAATAATCAACCACTCGGTTAAATTGGCTTGGGGATGAAAACCAACCAATAATCCCATGATTATGATGATGACTGCTTGTAAGGTATTACGGACCAGGTCACCGGCTACGTGCCCCATCATTACCGCCCAGCTGGCAATGGGGAGCGTTTTCAGGCGGTCGATAATGCCTCGCTGGAGGTCCATCGCAATGCTATATGAAGTGGTTAAAGAACCAAATGCTACTCCCTGAACAAGAATGCCTGCCATCAGAAAGTTAATATAGGTCCCCTCTTCAACCAAAATAGCACCACCCAGGACATATCGGAAGAGGAGCATAAACATGATCGGTTGAATAGTCAAGCCCAGCAATTGGTCATAATTCTTATAGATATGTTTGAGACTGCGA
Coding sequences within:
- the drrB gene encoding Daunorubicin/doxorubicin resistance ABC transporter permease protein DrrB gives rise to the protein MKSQSLYQKACWLANDIQVLFIRSLKHIYKNYDQLLGLTIQPIMFMLLFRYVLGGAILVEEGTYINFLMAGILVQGVAFGSLTTSYSIAMDLQRGIIDRLKTLPIASWAVMMGHVAGDLVRNTLQAVIIIIMGLLVGFHPQANLTEWLIITLLVFLFTLAVSWMAAIMGLAAKTLESVSWIGFLVMFPLTFASAAFVPTKTMPAVLRTFAENQPVTHIVEAIRALTMGKSSDHHLWFALVWCVAIIIISIPVAAYLFRRHGGK